A genomic region of Fusarium falciforme chromosome 4, complete sequence contains the following coding sequences:
- a CDS encoding UDENN domain-containing protein gives MASFQSTLPYLTRTVSNNTNTNTNTSHNHNHSNYSNGSLPNRRTSLASFHSSRPESQMSQTSPPPSRSPLPPGLEGDRISDPNSQSKTPSTGLSSQHSSLSAPRRTNPHARPSRKLRSQYPRSSTENHVEYILVASFDIDRGPVMEHQYPVAITGDENMLAELMLPDQAHARNQDWTIFFLHKDTSQEEEDEERKAKEERRRRRKRRRDRAAGIIDEEDEEAEEDLLDDDWDDEEDDDDDDSSTDSEPEGGEGPPLIYVLNLVNTKHDKSVKRGAIVKAMAICTRHPFLHIYKPLLLLALEEYFKAPVPETLAMLYESVNAMDLSLMPKLSLLERHLLQASDNKDLFVEKFEQMIQMRIAEDQSEEAADQSLDATRSPTKLTGISRAGTKAHVEGGQSIYSVPRDTHEFESKVMYKGIPIPIKVPVAVMPETVGDFSLIKLIQNFSDSHQKTPQPFALHPHLTTNGINTHPIIVLANALLTQKRIIFLGYNMPSGEVAEAVLAACALASGGILRGFTRHAFPYTDLTKIDDLLNVPGFIAGVTNPTFEHHPEWWDVLCDLPSGRVKISTKIDPAPVTEGLLYFQQQNSAFASVASGTTNTTQDYTGDNAFMADILRSIAARHGERVIRAKWRDWVGKFTQIAAKFEESVYGASALYIGGEDQDLMPPGANGHGYVWADDTAKHKELAGNVTRIEGWRNTRSYYSFIQDLAQIYTVRPLKGLDLAHLHDRLRMQRLTPAQSRDIYLTVSKHVHTYDEICLLLSVAPESHAGLFYLALGLFHKDREVRIKTADLLERIAEHEAGQHWWKSLSRFEKLAYMRLRRELDAELRAKLEKEGLGNPEVDRRIS, from the exons ATGGCCTCGTTCCAGTCGACGCTGCCGTACCTGACCAGGACGGTCAgtaacaacaccaacaccaacaccaacaccagccaTAATCATAACCATAGCAACTACTCCAATGGGTCGTTACCCAACCGACGCACCTCCCTAGCCTCCTTCCACTCGTCTCGCCCGGAATCGCAAATGTCACAAACCTCGCCGCCTCCCTCGAGGTCACCGCTTCCTCCTGGCCTCGAAGGCGATCGCATTTCAGATCCCAACTCTCAGTCCAAGACTCCCTCGACCGGCCTCTCCTCGCAGCACTCGTCTCTGTCGGCGCCGCGTCGCACGAACCCCCACGCACGACCCTCACGAAAGCTTCGTTCGCAGTACCCGCGGAGCTCAACCGAGAACCATGTCGAATATATCCTCGTCGCCTCCTTTGATATCGACCGAGGCCCTGTTATGGAACATCAGTATCCAGTTGCGATCACTGGAGACGAGAATATGCTTGCCGAGCTGATGTTACCCGACCAAGCCCACGCCCGTAACCAGGATTGGACCATTTTCTTCTTGCACAAGGATACTAgtcaggaggaagaggacgaggaacgcaaagccaaggaagagcggaggaggcggcgaaaGAGGCGGCGCGATAGGGCAGCTGGCATAAtagacgaggaggacgaggaggcggaAGAGGACTTGCTGGATGATGACTgggacgatgaggaagacgacgatgacgacgattcGTCTACCGATAGCGAACCCGAAGGCGGAGAAGGACCGCCACTGATCTATGTTCTAAATCTGGTCAACACCAAGCATGACAAGTCGGTAAAGCGAGGAGCCATTGTCAAAGCCATGGCCATTTGCACGCGCCATCCCTTCCTACATATATACAAG CCGTTATTGTTATTGGCGTTGGAAGAGTACTTCAAGGCGCCTGTGCCCGAGACGTTGGCCATGCTATACGAGTCGGTCAACGCCATGGACCTATCCCTGATGCCCAAGCTGAGCCTCCTTGAGCGGCACCTGCTGCAGGCGAGCGATAATAAGGATCTCTTTGTGGAAAAGTTTGAGCAGATGATCCAGATGCGGATAGCCGAAGACCAGAGCGAGGAGGCGGCAGACCAGTCATTGGATGCGACCCGGAGCCCGACGAAGCTGACTGGTATATCGAGGGCCGGCACCAAGGCCCATGTCGAGGGTGGCCAGTCGATTTACTCGGTTCCCCGCGACACGCATGAGTTTGAGAGCAAGGTCATGTACAAGGGCATTCCTATTCCCATCAAAGTGCCTGTGGCCGTCATGCCCGAGACGGTGGGTGACTTCTCGctcatcaagctcatccaGAACTTTTCGGATTCGCACCAGAAGACGCCTCAGCCATTTGCGCTGCACCCTCACCTTACCACGAACGGCATCAACACGCACCCTATTATCGTGCTAGCCAATGCGCTGTTGACGCAAAAGAGGATCATCTTTCTAGGCTACAACATGCCTTCAGGCGAGGTTGCTGAGGCTGTCCTGGCAGCGTGTGCCCTTGCGTCTGGCGGCATCTTGCGCGGATTCACACGGCACGCCTTCCCTTACACTGACTTGACAAAGATTGACGACCTGCTCAATGTCCCTGGATTCATCGCCGGTGTGACAAATCCTACCTTTGAGCACCACCCCGAGTGGTGGGATGTTCTGTGTGATCTGCCAAGCGGACGGGTAAAGATCAGTACAAAGATTGATCCTGCTCCAGTGACAGAAGGCCTGTTATACTTTCAGCAGCAAAACTCTGCTTTTGCCAGTGTAGCCAGCGGTACTACAAACACTACTCAGGACTACACCGGCGACAATGCCTTTATGGCTGACATCTTGAGGAGCATTGCAGCGAGACACGGTGAGCGTGTGATTAGGGCAAAATGGCGTGACTGGGTTGGCAAGTTTACCCAGATCGCGGCCAAGTTTGAGGAGAGCGTATATGGCGCGAGTGCCTTGTACATTGGCGGCGAGGACCAGGACTTGATGCCACCCGGTGCGAATGGGCATGGCTACGTTTGGGCAGATGACACGGCGAAGCATAAGGAGCTCGCCGGTAATGTGACCAGAATCGAAGGATGGCGCAACACCCGCAGCTATTACAGCTTCATCCAA GATCTGGCTCAGATCTATACCGTCAGGCCACTCAAGGGCCTGGACCTCGCTCATCTTCATGACCGTCTGCGCATGCAACGTCTCACGCCGGCACAGAGCCGGGACATTTATCTAACAGTGTCCAAACACGTCCATACGTACGACGAGATTTGCCTCCTTCTGAGTGTTGCACCCGAGTCCCACGCGGGACTCTTCTATCTCGCTCTCGGCCTGTTCCACAAAGACCGCGAAGTTCGCATCAAGACGGCCGATCTCCTGGAACGAATCGCCGAGCATGAGGCCGGTCAGCACTGGTGGAAGAGTCTGAGCCGTTTCGAGAAGCTCGCCTACATGCGTCTCCGTCGAGAGCTCGACGCCGAGCTCCGGGCCAAGCTGGAGAAAGAGGGTCTCGGCAACCCAGAGGTGGACAGGAGGATCAGTTAG
- a CDS encoding J domain-containing protein: MKNFFGSGKKPSSSTSSSRKPTNGANEHSSLDDRERDDTAQSHSESSSPTRSPTKSSSSRRSSRPASYAESNKSSHSSRLSRHSTDAGHRSSRRPKYEPATHPLNLPPEERKRLSALAAAMNGSSMDIDGEPVNGARATTPPNPSAQTNFSVPIPNGSTHDGAPPPPPHKSNPSSPTPTPKDDAESYKAAGNRFFKDRNYFKAIEQYSKAVDLFPFDATYLGNRAAAYMSNGQYEHALEDCSRAADYDPQNAKILLRLARIYTGLGRPEEAMTTFSRIDPPPSAKDMAPAKEMLHHIESARNTLQRGSGSGMSMVLHALDQAERGLGPSVTKPRKWQLMRGEAYLLMGRENSLGEAQNIAMSLLRHNNQDPEALVLRGRVLYGQGDNEKAIQCFRMAISCDPDFRDAVKWLRIVQRLDRMKEDGNADFKAGRLEDAIQKYTNALEIDPSNKNMNAKLLQNRAQCKIKLKQFDDAIADCERAISLDPGYTKARKTKANALGGAERWEDAVKEWKTVQEFDPEDRSVLREIRRAELELKKSQRKDYYKIVGVEKTATPDEIKRAYRKMAVKLHPDKNPGDPHAEEKFKDLQEAYETLSDPQKRARYDNGDDLVDPNDMFGGGGMGGGMGGIDPEILFNMMGGQGGFGGGGFRSAGGFPGGGASFSFGADSDQDSEDREYDTTDDEEEEEEHDDDDDYKAPFAENPRAGAPKNSKLRDHIEQRREAHDRLVDTVRRYGTVFLAAAVLLPAQVVLLALVGIGFIYICMRRVRHPGGDRLPTF, translated from the exons ATGAAGAACTTCTTTGGTAGCGgcaagaagccatcatcttccacgTCTTCCTCAAGGAAGCCCACCAACGGAGCAAACGAGCATTCGAGTCTCGACGACCGTGAACGTGACGATACCGCTCAGTCGCACTCGGAGTCTTCGTCGCCCACCCGATCTCCGACAAAATCTTCTTCATCTAGGAGATCATCCAGGCCTGCCTCTTACGCAGAGTCAAACAAGTCTTCACACTCGTCTAGACTCTCGAGGCATTCTACCGACGCGGGCCACCGCTCCTCCCGCCGGCCTAAATACGAGCCCGCCACTCACCCACTCAACCTCCCACCCGAAGAGCGCAAACGCCTATCTGCTCTCGCCGCTGCCATGAACGGCAGCTCTATGGATATCGACGGCGAGCCTGTCAACGGCGCCCGAGCTACCACTCCTCCGAACCCTTCCGCCCAGACCAACTTTTCGGTGCCTATTCCCAACGGCTCTACTCATGATGgcgcccctcctcctcctccccacAAGTCCAACCCCTCCAGCCCGACTCCTACGCCCAAGGATGATGCCGAGTCCTACAAGGCTGCCGGAAACCGTTTCTTCAAGGACAGAAACTATTTCAAGGCTATCGAGCAGTACAGCAAAG CCGTCGACCTATTCCCTTTCGATGCCACCTATCTAGGCAACCGAGCTGCTGCATACATGTCTAATGGTCAGTACGAGCATGCTCTTGAGGATTGCTCCCGGGCTGCCGACTATGACCCCCAGAATGCCAAGATCCTCCTGCGTCTTGCCCGCATCTACACCGGCCTAGGCCGCCCGGAGGAAGCCATGACAACCTTTAGCCGCATTGACCCTCCCCCGTCTGCCAAGGATATGGCCCCGGCCAAGGAGATGCTGCACCATATTGAGTCAGCTCGCAACACCCTTCAGCGAGGTTCCGGATCTGGCATGTCCATGGTTCTTCACGCTCTTGACCAGGCTGAGCGTGGCCTCGGCCCCAGCGTCACCAAGCCCCGCAAGTGGCAGTTGATGCGGGGAGAGGCCTATCTCCTGATGGGACGTGAGAACTCGCTGGGCGAGGCGCAGAACATTGCCATGTCTCTACTGCGACACAACAACCAGGATCCCGAGGCACTTGTCCTTCGTGGACGCGTGCTGTACGGCCAGGGAGACAACGAAAAGGCTATCCAATGCTTCCGTATGGCCATCAGCTGCGATCCTGACTTCCGTGATGCAGTCAAGTGGCTCAGGATTGTGCAGAGGCTTGACCGCATGAAGGAGGATGGCAATGCCGACTTCAAGGCTGGTCGTCTGGAGGATGCCATCCAAAAGTACACCAACGCCCTGGAGATTGACCCCTCCAATAAGAACATGAATGCGAAGCTGCTACAGAACCGGGCGCAGTGCAAGATCAAGCTTAAGCAGTTTGATGATGCCATCGCTGACTGCGAACGCGCCATTAGCCTCGATCCTGGCTACACCAAGGCTcgcaagaccaaggccaacgcGTTGGGCGGTGCAGAGAGATGGGAGGATGCTGTGAAGGAGTGGAAGACAGTCCAAGAGTTCGACCCCGAGGACCGTTCAGTCCTAAGGGAAATCCGCAGggcggagctggagctgaagAAGTCTCAGCGAAAGGACTACTATAAGATCGTAGGCGTTGAGAAGACAGCCACACCCGACGAAATCAAGCGAGCCTACCGCAAGATGGCTGTCAAGCTCCACCCCGACAAGAACCCCGGTGATCCCCACGCCGAGGAGAAGTTCAAGGACTTGCAGGAAGCCTATGAAACCTTGAGCGACCCTCA GAAGCGGGCCCGTTATGATAATGGTGATGACCTCGTCGATCCCAACGACATGTTCGGCGGAGGCGGCATGGGTGGAGGCATGGGCGGCATCGACCCCGAGATTCTGTTCAACATGATGGGTGGCCAGGGCGGCTTCGGCGGCGGTGGCTTCCGGTCAGCGGGCGGTTTCCCTGGCGGTGGTGCCAGCTTCAGCTTTGGCG CCGACTCGGACCAAGACTCTGAGGATCGAGAGTACGATACAACggacgacgaagaggaagaggaagagcatgacgatgatgacgactaTAAAGCCCCCTTTGCCGAGAACCCACGAGCAGGAGCTCCCAAGAACAGCAAGCTCCGAGATCATATCGAGCAGCGCCGAGAGGCCCATGATCGGCTCGTTGACACGGTACGGCGATACGGCACGGTGTTCCTGGCCGCAGCCGTCTTACTCCCAGCGCAAGTGGTGCTCCTGGCTCTGGTGGGCATTGGGTTCATTTACATTTGTATGAGACGCGTCCGGCACCCCGGCGGAGACCGGTTGCCGACGTTCTAG